A genomic window from Chitinophaga pollutisoli includes:
- the truA gene encoding tRNA pseudouridine(38-40) synthase TruA, translated as MARYFIEVAYMGARYSGFQVQDQTLTVQSEIDRGISMLMREPVETTGSSRTDAGVHARQNFLHFDLEKPLHPQFVYKMNAILPPDIVVKGVYPVADDLHSRFAATGRSYEYTLYTSKDPFLRDRGYFYPYRLDMALLQEAAGILMEYVDFSTFSKRNTQVKTFNCSIRESVWREVDGRIVYNVSANRFLRGMVRGMVGTMLRVGRERLSLDAFRAAIEGKDCTLADFAVPPQGLCLMRVHYPDGVPGKSL; from the coding sequence ATGGCCAGGTATTTTATCGAAGTAGCTTATATGGGCGCCCGTTACAGCGGGTTCCAGGTGCAGGACCAGACGTTGACGGTGCAGTCGGAGATCGACCGCGGTATCAGCATGCTGATGCGGGAGCCGGTGGAAACGACGGGTTCCAGCCGCACGGATGCAGGAGTGCATGCGCGGCAGAACTTTTTGCATTTCGACCTGGAGAAGCCTTTGCATCCGCAATTCGTGTATAAGATGAACGCGATCCTTCCGCCGGATATCGTGGTGAAGGGCGTGTACCCGGTGGCGGATGACCTGCATAGCCGGTTTGCGGCGACGGGCCGGTCTTATGAGTACACGTTATATACTTCGAAGGACCCTTTTCTGCGGGACCGCGGGTATTTTTATCCTTACAGGCTGGACATGGCGTTGTTGCAGGAAGCGGCGGGGATATTGATGGAGTATGTGGATTTCAGTACTTTCTCGAAGCGGAACACGCAGGTGAAGACGTTTAACTGTTCGATCCGGGAGTCGGTGTGGAGGGAAGTGGACGGGCGTATAGTCTATAACGTGAGTGCGAACCGTTTTCTGCGCGGGATGGTGCGGGGGATGGTGGGAACGATGCTGAGAGTAGGCCGGGAGCGGCTTTCGTTGGATGCGTTTCGTGCGGCGATAGAGGGAAAGGATTGTACGCTGGCGGATTTTGCGGTGCCTCCGCAGGGCTTGTGTCTGATGCGCGTGCATTATCCGGATGGGGTGCCGGGAAAAAGTTTGTAG